One Nitrosopumilus piranensis genomic region harbors:
- a CDS encoding 30S ribosomal protein S8e, giving the protein MRKSVENLATSKTTGGRRHPLRIRRKYETDRYPNEAETGAQVTITRAVRGKNRKTAVKTIDFVNLATGDAKVKKTKILKVLDNATNNDYKRRGIITKGAILETQEGKCRVVSKPGQNGIVNAILVKE; this is encoded by the coding sequence GTGAGAAAATCAGTAGAGAATCTAGCAACCAGTAAAACAACTGGAGGAAGAAGACATCCACTTAGAATTAGACGAAAGTATGAAACTGATAGATATCCAAATGAAGCTGAAACAGGAGCTCAAGTAACAATAACAAGAGCAGTCCGTGGAAAAAATAGAAAAACAGCTGTTAAAACAATTGATTTTGTTAACCTTGCAACAGGAGATGCTAAAGTAAAGAAAACAAAAATTCTCAAAGTATTAGATAATGCAACAAACAATGATTACAAAAGACGTGGCATCATTACAAAAGGTGCAATATTAGAAACACAGGAAGGAAAGTGTAGAGTAGTTTCCAAACCAGGACAGAACGGAATAGTAAACGCAATTTTAGTAAAGGAATAA
- a CDS encoding signal recognition particle subunit SRP19/SEC65 family protein, producing MKDYEHVVIWLDYFNKNLKKSKGRRLGLDKCVFDPSLKELMDATKSAGFEITESDDKVRFPKRPFVRSGYVVLPKGSSKTKILNKISEKLVAKRSKQSK from the coding sequence ATGAAAGATTACGAACATGTCGTAATCTGGTTGGATTATTTCAACAAGAATTTAAAAAAATCAAAAGGTAGAAGACTAGGATTAGACAAATGTGTTTTTGATCCTTCATTAAAAGAATTAATGGATGCAACAAAATCTGCAGGATTTGAAATAACAGAATCCGATGACAAAGTACGATTCCCAAAAAGACCATTTGTTAGATCAGGGTATGTTGTTTTGCCAAAAGGATCCTCTAAGACAAAAATTCTTAACAAAATTTCCGAAAAACTTGTTGCAAAAAGGTCCAAACAATCAAAATAA
- a CDS encoding H/ACA ribonucleoprotein complex subunit GAR1 yields the protein MHLAGSGRVIIQLSNKLVEGQILCDEKGTRVAKVMELIGPVRRPFASATPLTNNIKKYIGKSVFATEHSPDNSKKKFRRRKK from the coding sequence ATGCACCTAGCCGGTAGTGGCAGGGTAATCATTCAACTATCAAACAAATTAGTTGAAGGACAGATACTCTGCGACGAGAAGGGAACTAGAGTTGCAAAAGTAATGGAATTGATTGGTCCAGTAAGAAGACCATTTGCATCGGCAACGCCGTTGACAAACAACATCAAAAAATACATTGGCAAAAGTGTTTTCGCAACTGAACATTCTCCTGACAATTCAAAGAAAAAATTTAGGAGAAGAAAAAAATGA
- a CDS encoding transcription initiation factor IIB, with protein sequence MNILEKQNCPECQATVVNDMQNGEIICSGCGVVVADQVADYGPETISSNLEDKMKLARATGQTTYSQHDLGITTEIAISTKDFSGKTINHEVANQMHNLRKWQQRVRVSSPKERRLANVLTKMGETCDGLGLSKNVLETASMIYRNLDGHVDVKGKSVVSITAATIYMACKQCDVVRSLEEIIRGICPPKDVKSKTKLAARYYRTMVMEMGQLTAPVVTMDKYISKIANMTQTEVRVERLALEIAEKTKDSSIADGKAPNGIAAAYLYVSSVLLGQSVLQRDVSSIAGVTEVTIRNRCKEILTNYKLKITLRPSLAKY encoded by the coding sequence ATGAACATACTAGAAAAACAAAACTGTCCTGAATGTCAAGCAACAGTAGTTAATGACATGCAGAACGGAGAAATAATCTGCTCTGGCTGTGGTGTAGTAGTTGCAGATCAAGTAGCAGATTATGGTCCAGAAACAATAAGTTCGAATCTTGAAGACAAAATGAAATTAGCAAGAGCGACCGGACAAACAACTTATTCCCAACATGATTTGGGAATTACAACTGAGATAGCAATTAGTACAAAGGACTTTAGTGGAAAAACAATCAACCACGAAGTCGCAAACCAAATGCATAATCTCAGAAAGTGGCAACAAAGAGTAAGAGTATCCTCACCAAAAGAAAGACGACTTGCAAATGTTTTAACAAAAATGGGCGAAACATGTGATGGTCTAGGTCTATCAAAAAATGTGTTGGAGACTGCTTCTATGATATACAGAAACTTGGATGGACATGTTGATGTGAAGGGAAAGTCAGTAGTAAGCATTACAGCTGCTACAATTTACATGGCATGCAAACAATGTGATGTAGTAAGATCGTTAGAAGAAATTATTCGAGGAATATGTCCGCCAAAAGACGTAAAATCAAAAACAAAACTTGCAGCAAGATACTATAGAACCATGGTAATGGAAATGGGACAATTAACTGCCCCAGTAGTGACCATGGACAAATACATCTCAAAGATAGCAAACATGACACAAACTGAGGTAAGAGTCGAAAGATTAGCCTTGGAAATTGCAGAGAAAACTAAAGACAGCAGTATTGCAGATGGGAAAGCCCCAAATGGAATTGCTGCAGCATATCTGTATGTGTCATCAGTCCTGCTTGGACAAAGCGTACTCCAAAGAGACGTTTCAAGTATTGCAGGAGTAACTGAAGTTACTATCAGAAATAGATGTAAAGAGATTCTAACAAATTACAAACTCAAAATTACTTTGAGACCATCTCTGGCCAAATACTAA
- the sufC gene encoding Fe-S cluster assembly ATPase SufC, with amino-acid sequence MAILEIKNLHVTREGKEILKGVNLKTGPGEVHAIMGPNGSGKSTLAYTLLAHPKYEVTQGDILLDGESILELTADERAKKGLFLGFQYPTEVAGVGFSHFLRTAYNSLSKALEGDDREVFITVREFQKYLKENLEKVGLKEEFLSRYLNEGFSGGEKKRAEVLQMAVLKPKISILDEPDSGLDIDAVQAVAKAISQVSGKDATVIVITHYARILKFLDKLDFVHVFARGQVLKTGDASLADKLESEGYDWVLEQTA; translated from the coding sequence ATGGCAATTCTTGAGATCAAAAACCTTCATGTAACAAGAGAAGGAAAAGAGATTCTCAAAGGTGTTAATTTGAAAACAGGTCCTGGAGAAGTTCATGCCATTATGGGACCAAACGGTTCAGGAAAGAGTACATTAGCTTACACATTACTTGCACACCCAAAATACGAAGTTACACAAGGAGATATTTTGTTAGATGGTGAAAGCATTTTAGAATTAACAGCAGATGAAAGAGCAAAGAAGGGATTATTCTTAGGATTTCAATACCCAACAGAGGTTGCAGGTGTTGGATTTTCTCACTTTCTTAGAACAGCTTACAATTCTCTAAGTAAAGCACTTGAAGGTGATGACAGAGAAGTGTTCATCACAGTAAGAGAATTCCAGAAATATCTCAAAGAGAATTTAGAAAAAGTTGGACTAAAAGAAGAATTTCTTTCAAGATATCTTAATGAAGGATTTTCTGGAGGAGAGAAGAAGAGAGCAGAAGTTTTGCAAATGGCAGTACTAAAACCAAAAATCTCCATTTTAGACGAACCAGATTCGGGTTTAGATATTGATGCAGTTCAAGCAGTTGCAAAAGCAATCAGTCAAGTTTCAGGTAAAGATGCAACAGTAATTGTCATTACCCACTATGCAAGAATTTTAAAATTCTTAGACAAACTAGACTTTGTCCATGTATTTGCAAGAGGTCAAGTTCTCAAAACTGGTGATGCATCACTTGCAGACAAACTCGAATCAGAAGGATATGATTGGGTTTTAGAGCAAACAGCATAA
- a CDS encoding chlorite dismutase family protein, producing MSENNEQYYFNFSFFKVDPKWRWMADLAKEESAKEVENILKNSGIKYRSYSNLGLRDDADFLLWFVANSLEEIQKAIEKIYKTVFGKYIIPSRTYLSCSRPSIYVKGQGKEHGFITGMEPKKHVIVYPFTKTREWYLLPQEKRQEIMDEHIEVSKKYPQIILNTTYSFGIHDEDFMLAFEVDNVRDFQDLIMDLRETQVSSYVKNDIPMIVCVKKDIVPLISSLG from the coding sequence ATGTCAGAGAACAATGAACAATATTATTTCAATTTCTCATTTTTCAAAGTTGATCCAAAGTGGAGATGGATGGCAGACTTGGCAAAAGAAGAATCTGCAAAAGAGGTAGAAAATATTTTAAAAAATTCAGGTATAAAATATAGATCATATTCGAATTTAGGACTAAGAGACGATGCAGATTTTCTATTATGGTTTGTCGCAAATTCATTAGAAGAAATTCAAAAGGCCATAGAAAAAATATACAAAACTGTTTTTGGAAAATATATCATTCCATCAAGAACATATCTATCATGTTCAAGACCATCAATATATGTAAAAGGACAAGGAAAGGAGCACGGATTCATCACAGGAATGGAACCAAAGAAACATGTTATAGTTTATCCATTTACAAAAACTAGAGAATGGTATCTCCTACCTCAAGAGAAAAGACAAGAGATAATGGATGAACATATTGAAGTGAGTAAGAAGTATCCACAAATTATCCTAAACACAACATACTCGTTTGGAATACATGATGAGGATTTCATGTTAGCATTTGAGGTAGACAATGTCAGAGACTTTCAAGATTTGATAATGGATTTGAGAGAGACTCAGGTGTCATCATACGTAAAAAATGACATTCCCATGATTGTGTGTGTCAAAAAGGATATTGTACCATTGATTTCCAGTTTAGGTTAA
- a CDS encoding aldo/keto reductase: MNYNKLGKSDIKVSELGFGAWSIALDWWGKKIEEDEAKRMLKKAYDLGINFFETGDMYGKGKSEKLIGEVFKDMREEIVISTKYGYDFSEVEQIGHSELPQKFDEDFTRKALRNSLERLQTDHVDMYGLHNPKLKHIRDNSIFNVLDSFIADGSIKTYQVALGPAIGWTQEGLEAMERPNVSAVQTVYNILEQTPGNELMRKAVEKDVGILVRVPEASGILTGKVNAETKIDEKDHRSVRKGEWIKASLQKVEQLRPIAEKNDLTITELAMKFIMTKKGFASVFPTVISEDEIVNYVEMTKGQYISASDMKEIEELYNTWPEYELKATPQAN; encoded by the coding sequence ATGAATTACAATAAACTAGGAAAATCAGATATCAAAGTATCAGAGTTAGGATTTGGTGCATGGTCTATTGCATTAGATTGGTGGGGTAAAAAAATAGAAGAAGATGAAGCAAAAAGAATGCTAAAAAAAGCATATGATTTGGGAATTAACTTTTTTGAAACTGGTGACATGTATGGAAAGGGTAAAAGTGAGAAATTAATCGGTGAAGTTTTCAAGGATATGAGAGAGGAAATTGTAATATCAACAAAATACGGCTATGATTTTTCAGAAGTAGAACAAATTGGTCATAGTGAGTTACCACAAAAATTTGATGAAGACTTTACAAGAAAAGCATTAAGAAACAGTTTAGAAAGATTACAAACAGATCATGTAGATATGTACGGATTACATAATCCAAAATTAAAACATATTAGAGATAATTCAATTTTTAATGTACTTGATAGTTTTATTGCAGATGGAAGTATCAAAACATATCAAGTTGCATTAGGTCCAGCAATTGGTTGGACACAAGAGGGTCTTGAGGCAATGGAAAGACCAAATGTTAGTGCAGTTCAAACAGTTTACAATATTTTAGAACAAACACCAGGAAATGAATTGATGAGAAAAGCTGTAGAAAAAGATGTTGGTATTTTAGTCAGAGTTCCAGAAGCATCAGGAATTTTAACTGGAAAAGTAAATGCAGAAACTAAAATTGATGAAAAAGATCATAGATCAGTCAGAAAAGGAGAATGGATTAAAGCATCATTGCAAAAAGTTGAACAGTTAAGACCAATTGCAGAAAAAAACGATTTGACAATTACAGAATTAGCAATGAAATTTATTATGACAAAGAAAGGATTTGCATCAGTATTTCCCACAGTGATTAGTGAAGATGAAATTGTAAATTATGTTGAAATGACAAAAGGTCAATACATTTCGGCATCAGATATGAAAGAAATTGAAGAATTGTATAATACATGGCCTGAATATGAATTAAAAGCAACACCTCAAGCAAATTAA
- a CDS encoding Lrp/AsnC family transcriptional regulator: MDELDKELLNEIQWTFPLVTRPFDEIAKKFDTTPEIVKERLKQLKEIGVLRQLSAIFDTRKLGYTSSLVAMEIEHDKLEYVASQINRHPGVSHNYERDHQFNLWFTLAVPPGSDLKTELEKFNVLKGIKKVRMLPTLQLFKIGVKLDMVDEKKHDVAPTEEKKEIKNVKFEPTEQDKDFIRELQKDMDIIDKPFVKAANNLGISENELFEKMKYYEEIGVMRRFAAILRHRQVGFTANGMIVWKVPEEKISDVGAQLGAFPQVSHCYERPTYPDWPYNVFSMIHCKTHDEANEMAKTIQKQINVDDYRILFSSREFKKTRVEYFVENSFSLEEAVTAS; encoded by the coding sequence ATGGATGAATTGGACAAAGAACTTCTTAATGAAATTCAGTGGACATTCCCATTAGTTACAAGACCCTTTGATGAAATTGCAAAAAAATTTGATACTACTCCTGAGATTGTTAAAGAGCGTCTAAAGCAACTAAAAGAGATTGGTGTACTAAGACAGCTTAGTGCAATTTTTGATACGCGAAAACTTGGTTATACTAGCTCACTAGTTGCAATGGAAATTGAACATGACAAATTGGAATATGTTGCAAGTCAAATAAACAGACATCCCGGTGTTAGTCATAATTATGAGCGTGATCACCAATTCAATCTTTGGTTTACTTTGGCAGTTCCTCCTGGTTCTGATCTAAAAACTGAGCTTGAGAAATTCAATGTATTAAAAGGAATTAAAAAAGTTAGAATGCTTCCTACGTTACAATTATTCAAGATTGGTGTGAAACTTGACATGGTTGATGAAAAGAAACATGATGTTGCACCAACTGAGGAGAAAAAAGAAATTAAAAATGTAAAATTTGAACCTACTGAACAAGACAAAGATTTCATTCGTGAATTACAAAAAGATATGGACATAATTGATAAGCCATTTGTAAAGGCAGCTAACAATCTCGGAATTTCAGAAAATGAATTGTTTGAAAAGATGAAGTATTATGAAGAAATTGGAGTGATGCGACGTTTTGCTGCAATTCTAAGACATAGACAAGTCGGCTTTACTGCAAATGGAATGATTGTATGGAAAGTTCCTGAAGAAAAAATATCTGACGTTGGAGCCCAACTTGGTGCATTTCCTCAAGTAAGTCATTGTTATGAAAGGCCTACTTATCCTGATTGGCCTTACAATGTTTTTTCAATGATTCATTGTAAAACCCATGATGAGGCAAATGAAATGGCAAAAACAATTCAAAAACAAATCAATGTTGATGATTATAGAATTCTTTTTAGTTCTCGTGAATTCAAAAAAACACGTGTAGAATATTTTGTAGAGAACTCGTTTTCATTAGAAGAAGCAGTCACTGCATCTTAA
- a CDS encoding NAD(P)-dependent oxidoreductase: MIVNLNIQGKTVIVIGGGSEAQKRINSLIKEKCNITVISDKVNSQISKFVKSKKFN, from the coding sequence ATGATAGTAAATCTAAACATTCAGGGAAAAACAGTAATTGTTATTGGGGGAGGAAGTGAGGCACAAAAAAGAATCAATTCCTTGATAAAAGAAAAATGCAATATTACAGTAATCAGTGATAAAGTAAATTCACAAATTAGCAAATTCGTAAAATCAAAAAAATTCAATTAA
- the hemA gene encoding glutamyl-tRNA reductase — translation MNQNIINARVTFRNSPIHILEQFTIKDIETAYEQFKKHSGLDECVIIQTCNRIELFGKSKNQEFDKIKKTWASLAGLEEQVFDENMEIEENQKALHHLLKLTSGLDSMVLGEEQILGQIKNSITSARETKASGQHLNTLFDKAIRIGTRIRNSSGIGKGGISVGSMAVKLAEENIDELKTKKTLLIGTGEVSTLVAKSLQRRGYSFDVTSRTLSRSKTFCETMGGNPIKFEHVLSGFDNYDVIFVATTAPYFLVTYERITEAMKDKDKGIMILDLSNPRTVDEKVATIGGVKLMNLDQIAEMVEKNMNARLNKVKTVENIINEEVSVLEASMKRLDAEPLVKDVFKNIDSLREKELQKALQMLDEKDEKKIKIIDELTKAVVESIVSTPMNNIRKASEQGKPDVVDLASKLFDYKKQEEAD, via the coding sequence ATGAATCAAAATATCATTAATGCACGTGTGACTTTTCGTAATTCACCAATCCATATTTTAGAACAATTTACAATAAAAGACATTGAAACTGCATATGAGCAATTCAAAAAGCATTCAGGATTAGATGAGTGCGTCATTATTCAAACATGTAATAGAATTGAATTGTTTGGAAAATCAAAAAATCAGGAATTTGATAAAATAAAAAAGACGTGGGCATCACTTGCAGGACTAGAAGAACAAGTTTTTGATGAAAATATGGAGATTGAAGAAAATCAAAAAGCACTACACCATCTATTAAAGTTAACATCAGGACTAGATTCCATGGTATTAGGAGAAGAACAAATCCTGGGCCAAATTAAAAATTCCATTACATCAGCTAGAGAAACAAAAGCATCAGGTCAACATCTCAACACATTATTTGACAAAGCAATTAGAATAGGTACTAGAATTAGAAATTCTAGCGGAATTGGCAAGGGCGGGATTTCAGTTGGCTCAATGGCAGTTAAACTTGCAGAAGAAAACATTGATGAATTAAAAACAAAGAAAACTTTGCTTATAGGAACTGGCGAAGTATCTACATTAGTTGCAAAGTCATTACAGAGGCGAGGATATTCATTTGATGTAACCAGCAGAACTCTTAGTAGATCAAAAACATTTTGTGAAACAATGGGTGGAAATCCAATTAAGTTCGAACATGTTCTTTCAGGGTTTGATAATTATGATGTAATATTTGTAGCAACAACTGCGCCATATTTTCTTGTAACATATGAAAGAATTACAGAAGCAATGAAAGATAAAGACAAAGGAATAATGATTTTGGATTTATCAAATCCACGAACAGTAGATGAAAAAGTTGCAACTATTGGAGGAGTGAAACTGATGAACTTGGATCAAATTGCAGAAATGGTAGAAAAAAACATGAATGCAAGATTAAACAAGGTAAAAACCGTTGAAAATATAATTAACGAAGAAGTATCGGTATTAGAAGCCTCGATGAAAAGACTAGATGCCGAACCGCTTGTAAAAGATGTTTTCAAGAACATAGATTCACTTAGAGAAAAAGAGCTCCAAAAGGCACTCCAAATGCTTGATGAAAAAGATGAGAAAAAGATCAAGATTATTGATGAATTAACAAAAGCAGTAGTAGAAAGTATTGTTTCAACTCCAATGAACAATATCAGAAAGGCATCTGAACAAGGCAAGCCTGATGTTGTGGATTTGGCAAGTAAACTCTTTGACTACAAAAAACAAGAAGAGGCAGACTAG
- the hemB gene encoding porphobilinogen synthase, protein MSFPTRRLRRLRTSDKMRELVQQTTLSPKDFICPVFVQEDLKTRTKVESMTEIERLPLDDVNDEVGTISDLGIPAIMLFGIPTQKDEAGTSAFDDNGIVQKAISQIRENFGDKMVIMADVCLCQFTSTGHCGIVQGNKIDNDTSLDTLSKVAVSQAKAGVDTVSPSAMMDGQVAVIRNALDDEGFSDVSIMSHSAKHRSNFYSPFRDAAECAPKFGDRKTYQVPYTNAREAMMEVETDINEGVDIVMIKPALSYLDLIAETRRRFNVPVSAYSVSGEYALVKAASQLGYVNEKDMTEEILYSIKRAGADMIVTYFAKSASRFLQES, encoded by the coding sequence ATGTCATTTCCAACTAGACGTCTACGCAGATTAAGAACATCAGACAAAATGAGAGAGTTAGTCCAACAAACTACACTTTCTCCAAAGGATTTCATTTGTCCAGTATTTGTTCAAGAAGATCTAAAGACTAGAACCAAAGTCGAATCAATGACAGAGATTGAAAGACTGCCATTAGATGATGTTAATGATGAGGTTGGAACAATTAGTGATTTAGGCATTCCTGCAATCATGTTATTTGGAATTCCTACTCAAAAAGACGAAGCAGGTACTTCTGCATTTGATGATAACGGAATTGTCCAAAAAGCAATTTCTCAAATTAGAGAAAACTTTGGAGATAAGATGGTGATTATGGCAGATGTATGTCTATGCCAATTTACATCCACCGGACATTGTGGAATCGTTCAAGGAAACAAGATTGATAATGATACTAGTTTAGATACACTTTCAAAAGTTGCCGTTAGTCAAGCAAAGGCAGGTGTAGATACAGTTTCACCTTCGGCAATGATGGATGGTCAAGTTGCAGTAATTAGAAATGCACTTGATGATGAGGGATTCTCAGATGTATCTATAATGTCACATTCAGCTAAACATCGTTCAAACTTTTATTCTCCATTTAGAGATGCAGCAGAATGTGCACCAAAATTTGGTGACAGAAAAACATACCAAGTTCCATATACAAATGCTAGAGAAGCAATGATGGAAGTGGAAACTGATATCAACGAAGGGGTAGACATTGTCATGATAAAACCTGCACTATCATATTTGGATTTGATTGCGGAAACTAGAAGAAGATTCAATGTTCCAGTATCAGCATATAGCGTTTCAGGAGAATATGCATTGGTAAAAGCAGCATCACAATTAGGATATGTAAATGAGAAAGACATGACTGAAGAGATACTGTATTCAATTAAGAGGGCAGGAGCAGACATGATAGTAACTTATTTTGCAAAATCTGCTTCAAGATTTCTACAAGAATCATGA
- a CDS encoding universal stress protein → MKNILVPFDGSGFSQKAFEKALEIAEKFSSQIIVLTVLQSKVSDSAGISLKRLQEIQEEEENEALAILKKLEDQASAKNISLSMKIIHNPSSSDGIVAFAANNNIDLIIMGSQGKTGLKKIVLGSVASGVLAHTKCSVLITKGTE, encoded by the coding sequence ATGAAAAATATTTTAGTTCCATTTGATGGTTCAGGATTCTCTCAAAAGGCATTTGAAAAAGCGTTAGAGATAGCAGAAAAATTTAGTTCACAGATTATAGTTTTAACGGTGTTGCAATCTAAAGTATCAGATTCTGCAGGAATTTCTCTAAAGAGGTTGCAAGAAATTCAGGAGGAAGAGGAAAATGAAGCTTTGGCCATACTAAAGAAATTAGAAGATCAGGCAAGTGCAAAAAACATTTCCTTATCAATGAAAATAATTCACAATCCTTCATCATCAGATGGAATAGTGGCTTTTGCTGCAAACAACAATATTGATTTGATTATAATGGGATCTCAGGGTAAAACAGGTCTTAAAAAGATTGTATTAGGAAGTGTTGCAAGTGGGGTTCTAGCACATACCAAATGTTCTGTTTTAATTACCAAAGGAACAGAGTAA
- a CDS encoding HD domain-containing protein, translating to MKVLELLKKDVKKIMDNDPAHDFQHVMRVYKNAQKICKYEKANEKLVLSATLLHDIVSYPKSDKRSKMSSIQSAKKSQQILKKYNFSKDEITIISDAIRDHSFSQKKIPKTIEGKILQDSDRLDALGAIGIARVFATGGSLNRPFYHIDDPFCKKRIPDDKTWTVDHFFQKLLKLESLMNTKSGKIEAKRRTKILRDYLKQLKQEV from the coding sequence ATGAAAGTTCTTGAATTACTAAAAAAGGATGTAAAAAAAATTATGGATAATGATCCTGCTCATGATTTCCAACATGTTATGAGGGTATACAAAAATGCACAAAAAATCTGTAAATATGAAAAAGCAAATGAAAAACTGGTTTTGAGTGCAACATTGTTACATGACATTGTTTCTTATCCAAAATCTGACAAGCGCTCAAAAATGTCTTCTATTCAAAGTGCTAAAAAGTCACAACAAATTCTAAAGAAATATAATTTTTCTAAAGATGAAATCACAATAATTTCAGACGCCATACGTGATCATAGCTTTTCTCAAAAGAAAATTCCCAAAACAATTGAAGGCAAAATACTTCAGGATTCAGATAGATTGGATGCCTTGGGCGCAATAGGAATTGCTAGAGTCTTTGCTACGGGTGGTTCTTTGAATAGACCATTTTACCATATTGATGATCCCTTTTGTAAAAAAAGAATTCCTGATGACAAAACATGGACTGTGGACCATTTCTTTCAAAAATTACTAAAACTTGAATCATTAATGAATACGAAATCTGGAAAAATAGAAGCAAAACGAAGAACCAAAATCCTAAGAGACTACCTTAAACAACTAAAACAAGAAGTTTAG
- a CDS encoding DNA-binding protein encodes MAEYIPISQVKKMRSGINAKAEVKSKGDPRTVNLKSGGTVDVCDAVIADGETEDDQMKLTLWGDDIKAVNVGDVVVITNGYTNEFKGEVSLTKGKFGQMEVNPQ; translated from the coding sequence ATGGCAGAATACATACCAATTTCACAAGTAAAAAAAATGCGAAGTGGAATAAATGCTAAAGCAGAAGTGAAAAGCAAAGGAGACCCAAGAACTGTAAATCTAAAAAGTGGAGGTACAGTTGACGTCTGTGATGCAGTTATAGCTGATGGTGAAACTGAAGATGACCAAATGAAATTGACATTGTGGGGAGATGATATCAAAGCAGTAAATGTTGGAGATGTTGTTGTGATAACAAATGGATACACCAACGAATTCAAAGGTGAAGTCTCTTTAACAAAAGGAAAGTTTGGTCAAATGGAAGTAAACCCTCAATAA